One Salvelinus sp. IW2-2015 linkage group LG4q.2, ASM291031v2, whole genome shotgun sequence DNA window includes the following coding sequences:
- the smc6 gene encoding structural maintenance of chromosomes protein 6 produces the protein MKRKSKVLNDEKFTKKRRLEAVKEEEDGREDHGTTFNDHSTSPSGLGDIGVIESITIKNFMCHHLLGPFQFGPNVNFIVGNNGSGKSAILTALIVGLGGKATITNRGASLKGFVKNGESTADVTVKLRNRGPDAYKGDVYGECISIEQRISSDGVRTCRLKSKTGHLVSNKKDELTAILDHFNIQVDNPVSILNQEMSKQFLHSKSEADKYKFFMKATLLEQMKRDYIHIKQTKAVTREQVERQEECLKDLKQEFLQKKERYENLSSVGKMKETLEELKKMMAWCLVREKERLVQQLQEQMDAEESNHKHEENLQLCQNKVTVAEKKLQEIQSRLHSRKEEEESLSEDCRKIKEEVKSKNKAQKEQEVVYFRAVNKLKQSEKEQSLLHERIHKVKNIGSQNKKAEAEHTKRLQKISSLRTQLEKHETQCTALNQEIKDRQQALFKGKEELDKLRLEEKNIQVSMEAKLKRKNQLLASRSNKLKRFGDNMPDLLDTIDKAYIQGRFTKKPLGPIGACINLKDPALAVAVESCLRSFMKTFCCDNYKDEAVLQDLMSRYFSKGKRPQIIVSPFSGSVYKVQGRGVNHPDYPSVLDSLSIANPVIANCLIDMRGIESILIIKEKNAARRVMQQGRPPRNCREAFTVEGDQVYPNRYYTPDFSMAKYLGGDLETEIRMVESELENYKAQLSRFQLHLSSVNEDIQRMEAKLHSTIMTLKKTLATVNQVKAGVTELENVEEEQTDDISTLEEVAQENQQRIDGEKKTVEEAKEELEEHKRTTKEVDCQYVDVRNRIEQLAEETEPLKEEQGKAEAQCSKLERSLKILEKKLKDHQDNMQAMRSDLALKEEEVTEFVAKAKEISPERQQVDRSARSIDVEITRLRRKISVQESSHGDHEQVVREYAEALANYRDKSNQVRDLKKFIDRLDNIMSDRQTRYKIMRRSLSVRCKLYFNNFLIKMNCCGSMMFDHNSETLSISVKPPGRENDSMSDMRSLSGGERSFSTVCFILSLWEITESPFRCLDEFDVYMDMHNRRISLDLLLELSERQHLRQFFFITPLSTSNLPKSDHIKIHQLQDPERAGGQAGDEDLG, from the exons ATGAAGCGGAAAAGCAAAGTACTGAATGATGAAAAATTCACCAAGAAACGTAGATTGGAAGCGGTTAAAGAGGAAGAAGATGGCAGAGAGGATCATGGGACAACATTTAATGACCACTCCACCTCTCCCTCG GGTTTGGGAGATATTGGAGTTATTGAAAGCATCACCATAAAGAATTTCATGTGTCACCATTTGCTCGGTCCATTCCAGTTCGGGCCCAATGTGAACTTCATTGTTGGCAACAATGGAA GTGGGAAAAGTGCCATACTGACTGCTCTAATAGTGGGCCTTGGTGGAAAGGCCACCATCACAAACAGAGGAGCATCTTTGAAGGGTTTTGTGAAAAATGGTGAAAG CACAGCGGATGTTACAGTGAAACTGAGAAACAGAGGACCAGACGCGTACAAAGGGGATGTCTACGGGGAATGCATTTCTATTGAACAAAGGATTTCTAGTGATGGTGTTCGGACGTGCAGGTTGAAGAGTAAAACAG GGCACTTGGTTTCAAATAAAAAGGATGAATTGACTGCAATTTTAGATCACTTCAACATccag GTGGATAACCCAGTCTCAATTCTTAACCAAGAAATGAGTAAGCAATTTCTCCATTCAAAAAGCGAAGCAGATAAGTATAAG TTCTTCATGAAAGCGACTCTACTGGAGCAGATGAAGAGAGACTACATCCACATCAAACAGACTAAAGCAGTGACCAGAGAACAGGTTGAGAGGCAAGAGGAG TGTCTAAAGGATCTCAAGCAGGAGTTTTTGCAGAAGAAGGAGAGGTATGAAAACCTGTCATCTGTTGGTAAGATGAAGGAGACTCTGGAGGAACTCAAGAAGATGATGGCATGGTGCTTG GTGAGAGAAAAGGAGCGGTTGGTCCAACAGCTACAGGAACAGATGGACGCAGAGGAAAGTAATCACAAACACGAAGAAAACCTTCAACTCTGTCAG aATAAAGTGACAGTAGCTGAAAAGAAATTGCAGGAAATCCAGAGCAGGCTTCACAGtcggaaagaagaggaggagtcaCTGTCAGAGGACTGTCGGAAGATAAAGGAAGAAGTAAAGTCAAAGAATAAAGCTCAGAAAGAGCAGGAG GTGGTGTACTTCCGTGCTGTGAACAAACTGAAGCAATCAGAGAAGGAACAGTCCCTTCTTCACGAGAGAATTCACAAAGTGAAAAATAT TGGGAGTCAGAACAAGAAGGCTGAGGCAGAGCACACCAAGAGACTGCAGAAGATCTCCAGTCTGAGGACGCAGTTGGAGAAGCATGAGACGCAGTGCACCGCTCTGAATCAGGAGATCAAGGACAGGCAACAGGCTCTGTTCAAAGGGAAGGAGGAGTTGGACAAACTACG ATTGGAAGAGAAGAATATTCAGGTGTCGATGGAAGCCAAACTGAAGAGGAAGAACCAGCTCCTGGCCAGTAGATCCAACAAACTGAAGCGTTTTGGAGATAACATGCCTGACCTGCTAGACACCATAGACAAGGCTTACATCCAAGGACGTTTTACCAAGAAACCTCTTGGTCCTATAg GGGCATGTATAAACCTGAAGGACCCTGCCTTAGCTGTAGCAGTGGAGAGCTGCTTGAGGAGCTTCATGAAGACCTTCTGCTGTGACAACTACAAGGACGAGGCCGTCCTCCAGGATCTGATGTCACGCTACTTCTCTAAAGGCAARAGACCCCAGATCATCGTCAGCCCTTTCTCTGGCTCCGTCTACAAGGTTCAAGGACG gggAGTCAATCACCCAGACTACCCCTCAGTACTGGACTCTCTGAGCATAGCCAACCCAGTCATCGCAAACTGTCTCATCGACATGAGAGGCATAGAATCCATTCTCATAATCAAG GAGAAGAATGCAGCCAGGAGAGTGATGCAACAAGGCCGACCCCCGAGGAACTGCCGTGAGGCCTTCACTGTGGAGGGAGACCAGGTTTACCCTAACCGGTACTACACTCCAGACTTCAGCATGGCCAAATACCTCGGGGGAGATCTGGAAACAGAAATTCG CATGGTGGAGTCAGAGCTGGAGAACTACAAGGCCCAGCTCTCCCGGTTTCAGCTTCACCTGAGCTCAGTCAATGAGGACATCCAGCGCATGGAGGCCAAACTACACAGCACAATCATGACTCTGAAAAAGACTCTG GCCACAGTGAATCAGGTCAAGGCCGGTGTGACCGAGCTGGAGAATGTTGAGGAGGAACAGACTGATGACATCAGCACTTTG GAAGAAGTGGCTCAAGAGAACCAGCAGAGAATCGATGGTGAGAAGAAAACTGTGGAGGAAGCgaaggaggagctggaggagcatAAGAGAACTACCAAGGAAGTTGATTGCCAGTATGTTGACGTGAGGAACAGGATAGAACAGCTGGCTGAGGAGACAGAGCCACTGAAG GAGGAACAGGGTAAGGCTGAAGCACAGTGCAGTAAACTGGAACGAAGCCTGAAGATCTTAGAGAAGAAACTCAAGGATCATCAGGACAACATGCAGGCTATGAGAAGTGATCTGGCTCTGAAAGAAGAGGAGGTCACA GAATTTGTGGCCAAAGCCAAAGAGATCAGCCCAGAGCGCCAACAGGTAGATCGCAGCGCCAGGAGTATTGATGTGGAGATCACGAGGTTACGGAGGAAGATCAGCGTTCAGGAGAGTAGCCATGGAGACCACGAGCAGGTGGTTAG AGAGTATGCAGAGGCCCTGGCTAACTACAGGGACAAATCAAACCAAGTGAGAGATCTGAAGAAGTTCATAGATCGTCTTGACAACATAATGTCCGACAGGCAGACCCGGTACAAAATAATGCGCAG GTCCCTCTCTGTGAGATGCAAGTTATACTTTAATAATTTCCTGATAAAGATGAATTGCTGTGGGTCCATGATGTTTGATCACAACAGTGAGACCCTCTCCATCTCG GTGAAGCCGCCAGGCCGTGAGAACGACAGTATGAGTGACATGCGGTctctgtctggaggagagagatccTTCTCTACAGTGTGTTTTATCCTCTCCCTCTGGGAGATCACTGAGTCCCCCTTCAGGTGCCTGGATGAGTTTGACGTCTACATG GACATGCACAATCGTCGTATCTCACTGGATCTCCTCCTGGAGCTGTCAGAACGGCAGCACCTTCGTCAGTTCTTCTTCATCACCCCCCTATCTACCAG CAATTTGCCAAAAAGTGACCACATCAAGATACATCAGCTGCAGGATCCAGAGAGGGCAGGAGGACAGGCAGGAGATGAAGACCTGGGGTAG